In Vibrio tritonius, the following are encoded in one genomic region:
- the pepN gene encoding aminopeptidase N, which translates to MAQTPQAKYRKDYKQPSHTITDIELTFDLHDTATTVTAVSYVKQLGDETTLVLDGEGLTLEALKVDGADWSDYTADESSLEIRELPAQCELTIVTLINPEANTALEGLYKSGGAFCTQCEAEGFRRITYYLDRPDVLAKYTTTVIADKEAYPFLLSNGNRIEEGLADNGRHWVKWQDPHPKPCYLFALVAGDFDVRRDQYQTKSGRNVALEVFVDKGNLERANHAMVSLINAMKWDEERFDLEYDLDIYMVVAVDFFNMGAMENKGLNVFNSKYVLANDQTATDGDYLGIESVIGHEYFHNWTGNRVTCRDWFQLSLKEGLTVFRDQEFSSDLGSRAVNRINNVRVIRGPQFAEDSSPMSHPIRPEKVIEMNNFYTVTVYEKGSEVIRMMHTLLGEAAFQKGMKLYFERHDGTAATCEDFVAAMEDASGVDLKQFRLWYSQSGTPTLTVQSQYDAQAKTYSLTVEQVTEPTHEQKDKQPLHIPFDIELYAADGSVIELQRNGKSVHNVLDVKEAKQTFVFDNVAEQPIPSLLREFSAPVKLEYEYSDEELTFLMVHARNEFARWDAGQMLLAKYIRSNVIKVQNGQAVELPETVVDAFRGVLLSDELEPAFVAEMLALPGHNEVSGWYKCVDVDAIATVLHAMKVQLATELEDEFSATYHTLKQAEYTIDHAAIGQRALRNSCLGYLAFTEQGNTLVKAQYQAANNMTDTMAAMSAANNAKLTCRAEIMADYSEKWAHDGLVMDKWFILQGTNPAENALQTIKETMNHEAFSLKNPNRTRSLIGSFFNNNPVNFHAKSGEGYRFAGEILRELNSSNPQVASRLIDPLLKFRRYDEARQALIKKELETLKAMDNLARDLFEKVTKALEA; encoded by the coding sequence ATGGCTCAAACTCCACAAGCCAAATACAGAAAAGATTATAAACAGCCTTCTCACACGATCACCGATATCGAATTGACGTTCGATTTGCATGATACTGCAACTACCGTTACTGCAGTGTCTTACGTTAAGCAACTTGGTGATGAAACGACACTCGTTTTAGATGGTGAAGGACTCACATTAGAAGCACTAAAAGTGGACGGTGCCGATTGGTCAGATTATACCGCGGACGAATCAAGTCTCGAAATTCGCGAATTGCCTGCGCAGTGTGAACTGACAATTGTGACTTTGATTAATCCAGAAGCGAATACTGCATTAGAAGGATTATACAAATCTGGCGGTGCGTTCTGTACTCAATGTGAAGCGGAAGGTTTCCGTCGTATTACTTATTACTTAGACCGACCAGACGTTCTTGCCAAATACACCACAACCGTTATTGCAGATAAAGAGGCTTATCCATTTTTGCTAAGTAACGGTAACCGTATTGAAGAAGGCCTAGCTGATAACGGTCGCCATTGGGTGAAATGGCAAGATCCTCATCCAAAACCATGTTACCTTTTCGCCCTTGTTGCGGGTGACTTTGATGTTCGTCGTGATCAATACCAAACAAAATCTGGACGTAATGTTGCGCTAGAAGTGTTTGTTGATAAAGGCAACTTAGAACGTGCTAATCATGCAATGGTCTCTTTGATTAATGCGATGAAGTGGGATGAAGAACGCTTCGACCTTGAATACGACCTTGATATCTACATGGTGGTTGCGGTTGATTTCTTCAACATGGGCGCGATGGAAAACAAAGGCTTGAACGTGTTTAACTCTAAATACGTTTTGGCAAATGACCAAACAGCTACCGATGGTGATTACTTAGGTATTGAGTCTGTTATTGGCCATGAGTATTTCCACAACTGGACAGGTAACCGCGTTACGTGTCGTGACTGGTTCCAACTTAGCTTAAAAGAAGGCTTAACGGTTTTCCGTGATCAAGAATTTTCTTCTGATCTTGGTTCTCGTGCAGTAAATCGTATCAACAACGTGCGTGTGATTCGTGGTCCTCAGTTTGCTGAAGATTCAAGCCCAATGTCTCATCCAATTCGCCCAGAAAAAGTTATTGAAATGAATAACTTCTACACCGTAACTGTGTACGAAAAGGGTAGCGAAGTGATTCGCATGATGCACACTTTGTTGGGTGAAGCGGCATTCCAAAAAGGCATGAAGCTGTACTTTGAACGTCATGATGGTACCGCTGCGACTTGTGAAGATTTTGTGGCTGCAATGGAAGATGCTTCTGGTGTTGATCTAAAACAGTTCCGTTTGTGGTACAGCCAATCAGGCACACCAACGCTTACTGTTCAAAGCCAATACGATGCACAAGCGAAAACGTATTCTTTGACGGTTGAGCAGGTAACCGAACCAACTCATGAGCAAAAAGATAAACAGCCACTGCATATCCCATTCGACATTGAATTGTATGCAGCCGATGGCTCAGTTATTGAGTTACAACGTAACGGTAAGTCAGTGCATAACGTACTTGATGTGAAAGAAGCGAAGCAAACATTTGTGTTTGATAATGTTGCTGAACAGCCAATTCCATCTCTGTTACGCGAGTTTTCTGCCCCTGTAAAATTGGAATACGAATACTCAGATGAAGAGTTAACCTTTTTGATGGTGCATGCTCGTAACGAGTTTGCTCGTTGGGATGCTGGTCAAATGTTGCTTGCAAAATACATTCGCAGCAATGTTATCAAGGTACAAAATGGTCAGGCAGTTGAACTACCTGAAACCGTGGTTGATGCGTTCCGCGGTGTACTACTAAGCGATGAGCTTGAACCTGCATTTGTGGCAGAAATGCTAGCGTTACCGGGTCACAATGAGGTCTCTGGTTGGTACAAATGTGTCGATGTTGATGCGATTGCTACTGTGCTGCATGCGATGAAAGTTCAACTTGCGACTGAGTTGGAAGATGAATTTAGCGCCACGTACCACACATTGAAACAAGCAGAATATACGATTGATCATGCTGCAATTGGTCAACGTGCACTACGTAATTCTTGCCTAGGTTACTTGGCGTTTACCGAGCAAGGTAACACATTGGTGAAAGCTCAATACCAAGCAGCTAACAACATGACCGATACCATGGCGGCAATGAGCGCGGCCAATAATGCGAAACTAACTTGCCGTGCCGAGATTATGGCGGACTACAGCGAGAAATGGGCGCATGATGGTTTGGTAATGGATAAATGGTTTATTTTGCAAGGGACGAACCCAGCTGAAAATGCACTGCAGACTATTAAAGAAACCATGAACCACGAAGCGTTTAGTTTGAAGAACCCGAACCGTACTCGTAGTTTGATTGGGAGTTTCTTCAACAATAACCCAGTGAACTTCCATGCGAAATCTGGTGAAGGTTATCGTTTTGCTGGTGAGATCTTACGTGAACTCAACAGCAGTAACCCGCAGGTGGCTTCTCGTCTTATTGACCCGTTACTAAAATTCCGCCGCTACGATGAAGCGCGCCAGGCTCTGATCAAAAAAGAGTTGGAAACGCTGAAAGCGATGGATAACTTAGCTCGCGATCTATTCGAAAAAGTGACTAAGGCATTAGAAGCTTAG
- a CDS encoding DUF2835 domain-containing protein: MNQYFFSLNISYQTFLNHYSGQASTVLVVTENGLRLQLPAARLRPYLSQLGIRGRFRLVTDQNNKIQRIDIL; this comes from the coding sequence ATGAATCAATACTTTTTTTCACTAAACATTTCTTACCAAACGTTTCTAAACCATTATTCAGGCCAAGCTTCGACAGTGCTTGTTGTTACCGAAAATGGCTTACGTTTGCAACTTCCTGCTGCACGCCTTCGTCCTTATCTTAGTCAGCTTGGTATAAGAGGGCGGTTTAGGCTAGTTACTGACCAAAATAATAAGATTCAACGGATAGATATTCTATAA